A part of Aspergillus flavus chromosome 5, complete sequence genomic DNA contains:
- a CDS encoding mRNA splicing factor: MPGTLLPPRSHRQHAQMDRTSASGPDLYLIADQDTVYEQDLLRDTGSIKPWLAYIEYKHQHGTLYEQAFVMERACKQLPRSYKLWKMYLEFRTKHLKGRNPTIYRPEYQKVNALFERALILLNKMPRIWELYLSFLLQQPLVTQTRRTFDRALRALPITQHNRIWKLYKAFARSASGQTAVKIWARYMQIHPENAEEYIELLVEMGQYTEAVKRYMEILDNPRFQSKEGKSHFQLWTEMVDLLVSKAKQIETGPHVGIDVDAILRSGIDRFADQRGKLWAGLATYWITKGSFEKARDTFEEGITTVMTVRDFTLIFDSYVEFEESIIGNLMEAAAVRADKGQSDEEADFDLDLRMLRFEQLMDRRPFLVNDVLLRQNPNNVIEWEKRVALWGDNKQEIVNTYTAAIAAISPKKAHGKFSELWVNYAKFYESGGDLDTARVIFEKAVKVPFKSVAELAETWCEWAEMELRGENFDKAVEVMAKATQAPKKSTVDYFDENLSPQQRVHKSWKLWSFYVDLVESVASLEETKKVYERIFELRIATPQTVVNYANLLEEHKYFEDSFKVYERGLDLFSYPVAFELWNLYLTKAVDRKIGIERLRDLFEQALDGCPPKFAKPLYLMYGNLEEERGLARHAMRIYERATRAVSDEDRFEMFEFYITKSASNFGLPSTRPIYERAIAALPDQEAKEMCLKFAEMERRLGEIDRARAIYGHASQFCDPRTNAPFWQKWEAFEVQHGNEDTFKEMLRIKRSVQAQYNTDVNFIASQAIARSQQRAQDGDEKGAEEGDVDGSTADAMAALERQARAPVGFVAASTGPEGGNRPPPPGQEQPAAPANPDAIDLDEDMDAE, from the exons ATGCCAGGGACACTCCTGCCCCCGAGATCTCACCGGCAACACGCGCAAATGGATCGCACGTCGGCCTCAGGGCCGGACCTCTACTTGATA GCCGACCAGGATACTGTATATGAGCAGGATCTCCTTCGGGACACCGGCAGTATCAAACCATGGCTTGCTTATATCGAATATAAGCATCAGCATGGGACGCTCTACGAGCAGGCTTTT GTTATGGAGCGTGCTTGCAAGCAGCTCCCAAGATCTTACAAACTGTGGAAGATG TACTTGGAATTCCGCACGAAGCATCTTAAAGGTCGCAACCCCACTATATACCGACCCGAATACCAGAAGGTCAACGCACTTTTCGAGCGTGCCCTTATTCTCCTCAACAAAATGCCACGGATTTGGGAACTGTACCTCTCATTCCTACTTCAACAACCCCTCGTGACGCAAACTCGACGTACGTTCGACCGCGCACTACGAGCTCTACCGATCACTCAACATAACAGGATATGGAAGCTTTATAAGGCTTTCGCGCGTTCCGCTTCTGGCCAGACAGCCGTGAAAATCTGGGCTCGGTACATGCAGATCCACCCGGAGAACGCGGAGGAATACATTGAGCTTCTTGTGGAGATGGGACAGTATACGGAAGCTGTAAAGCGGTATATGGAGATACTCGACAACCCAAGATTCCAGTCtaaggaggggaagagccACTTCCAGCTGTGGACTGAAATGGTGGACTTGCTCGTGTCGAAGGCGAAGCAAATCGAAACTGGCCCGCATGTCGGCATTGATGTGGACGCTATTCTCCGCAGTGGAATCGACCGGTTCGCTGACCAGAGAGGGAAATTGTGGGCTGGATTAGCAACATATTGGATCACGAAGGGTAGTTTCGAAAAGGCTCGAGATACCTTCGAAGAGGGCATCACGACGGTCATGACGGTTCGCGACTTTACACTTATTTTCGACTCCTATGTCGAATTTGAAGAGTCAATTATTGGTAATTTGATGGAAGCAGCAGCTGTTCGTGCTGATAAAGGCCAATCCGATGAAGAGGCAGATTTCGATCTCGATCTCCGAATGCTGAGGTTCGAACAGCTCATGGACCGCCGGCCATTCCTGGTCAATGATGTATTGCTACGACAGAACCCTAACAATGTCATCgagtgggagaagagggtTGCTTTGTGGGGTGACAACAAACAAGAAATCGTCAACACTTACACGGCAGCCATCGCGGCTATAAGCCCTAAGAAGGCTCATGGCAAGTTCTCCGAGCTCTGGGTCAACTACGCTAAATTCTACGAGAGCGGAGGAGATCTGGATACAGCTAGGGTAATCTTTGAGAAGGCTGTGAAGGTCCCCTTCAAATCGGTTGCTGAGCTCGCCGAGACGTGGTGTGAATGGGCTGAAATGGAACTCCGCGGCGAGAACTTCGATAAAGCCGTTGAGGTTATGGCGAAAGCAACGCAAGCGCCGAAGAAATCAACAGTCGACTACTTCGATGAGAACCTTTCGCCTCAGCAACGAGTTCACAAGAGCTGGAAATTGTGGAGTTTCTACGTTGATTTGGTTGAAAGCGTCGCGTCGTTGGAAGAGACAAAGAAGGTTTACGAGAGGATTTTCGAGCTACGCATCGCCACGCCCCAAACTGTGGTCAACTATGCCAATCTTTTGGAGGAGCACAAGTACTTCGAGGATTCATTCAAGGTTTACGAGCGAGGTTTAGATCTCTTCAGCTACCCGGTTGCATTCGAGCTTTGGAACCTCTACTTGACTAAAGCTGTTGATCGGAAGATTGGTATTGAAAGATTACGAGACCTCTTCGAACAGGCCCTGGATGGATGTCCTCCCAAGTTTGCCAAGCCGCTCTATCTAATGTATGGCAATCTTGAAGAGGAACGTGGATTAGCCCGCCACGCCATGCGTATCTACGAGCGTGCTACTCGTGCGGTGTCCGACGAGGACAGATTCGAGATGTTTGAGTTCTACATTACCAAATCCGCGTCGAACTTTGGATTACCTTCTACAAGACCAATCTACGAACGTGCTATTGCGGCATTGCCTGATCAAGAAGCCAAGGAGATGTGCCTCAAATTTGCAGAAATGGAACGACGACTTGGCGAAATCGACCGAGCCCGCGCAATCTATGGCCACGCTTCTCAGTTCTGCGACCCCCGGACGAACGCTCCTTTCTGGCAGAAATGGGAGGCATTCGAAGTTCAACATGGCAACGAAGATACCTTCAAGGAGATGCTTCGTATCAAGAGAAGTGTTCAAGCACAGTACAA CACCGACGTCAACTTCATCGCCTCCCAGGCTATTGCTCGCAGCCAACAGCGGGCTCAAGACGGCGACGAAAAGGGCGCcgaggaaggagatgtgGATGGTTCGACAGCAGACGCTATGGCAGCCCTGGAACGACAAGCGCGTGCTCCTGTGGGCTTTGTCGCTGCCAGCACAGGCCCCGAGGGTGGAAACCGACCTCCACCACCTGGCCAAGAGCAGCCAGCTGCTCCTGCGAACCCTGACGCTATTGACCTGGACGAAGATATGGATGCCGAGTAA
- a CDS encoding putative tubulin-specific chaperone D — translation MDAIEDKEVKLQRASGDLVTEFSEKLPSLLWKPRTEKGHARVPRRWTQAAKTERLVGLLEPFQEWPQLLDPHLQTLLPPLVDAFLAYLLKHRDQYKSDKPQQQQALYPLPRAICRLLYTFCKVRGVKVISRFLNNEPKYLDPLLRAFIEWDTVCQDDSEMGLSEDIPRRLVWEERYVMLIWLSHLLLAPFDLASMSSDDIPVPYENLGQLRPLPAEVPTVSRSLLSVSLNYVNASGKEREAATVVLARLVLRRDMQAVGLLTNVTDWAFSIVQPTGNSEPPSVYTCIGVLSFLARLGASGQVEDFAPLIVPVFEKTLQTAQGNSEISQLIQTSALARKIIIKILRTMTIMALKLSERANSPLSDDKISSILEDSIDHFLVALADKDTPVRFAASKAISIITLKLDLDMGTEVIEAVTGSLEENILYENSDGTIITPFEARRIGMNNTKRNLSAVDAQRWQGLILTLGHLLFRRAPPTNQLLNILQPLVSGLDFEQRSSTGSSVGTGVRDASCFGIWALSRKYTTQELLALDAQTISTSTSQKESSILQMLATELICAACVDPSGNIRRGASAALQELIGRHPNTIVEGIPLVQVVDYHAVARRSRAMIDVAKSTVDLSHQYWSPLVESLMHWRGIGSPDAESRRQAANAIGVLSTQESYKTMKTILQRLLKKLSSLPRGDIETRHGCFLALAATVNAFNSYQETPSENKDSCEALEVTAQIQQLWDIFNSPLGPTKEDLTLQVRRPELSAEASSCLVYSLSRTASLTKNSPHSQPQINLLDKARETLLLCISRSEDIVIETSSDAISELFPLLPSSKQEETINGWFSYIHSTWKLPTGRGQISVLGAIFKQVRPEDDLRQSIIKELLQCAGKEELIEKRVVAVKSLANGVLPHIDTTDAISNHLIEFLNDYTTDRRGDIGSLIRLEAIQAATVVLQKESGSATRNPRVQSIVGCLCRLAAEKLDKVRLQAWICLQGFWKSTDDFPPLQRQYEHFSHVSLPDYFLQLFELQAIDWLRLPLFQGIATSAVAGAEGLVRSSRLALVQRINKYEAEQRQDIVTSIIKDLMVALSDNLQDDRYAIPVLEFLAFLLDSYVSSIPQPSESSYRKLFILVQKAHFKSSNIARLEAAIKVYAPLSRLEPLRADVLKKMTSMLLHPFPRVRNAVAEYLFMETMLESVKAEDWTRQPKELKSQVEDVRKELACK, via the exons ATGGATGCaatagaagataaagaagTTAAACTACAGCGTGCTTCTGGCGACTTGGTGACGGAATTTTCAGAGAAACTGCCCTCTCTGCTCTGGAAGCCACGAACGGAGAAAGGACATGCGCGAGTCCCACGAAGATGGACACAAGCTGCTAAGACTGAGAGACTAGTTGGTCTT CTGGAGCCTTTTCAAGAATGGCCTCAGCTGTTGGATCCACATCTTCAAACGCTGCTGCCACCTCTGGTCGATGCTTTCTTAGCCTACCTACTAAAGCACCGCGATCAGTATAAGTCAGATAAgccacagcagcaacaagcaCTTTATCCCTTGCCAAGGGCGATATGTAGGCTCCTTTACACTTTTTGCAAAGTGCGTGGGGTCAAGGTTATTAGCAGGTTCTTGAACAATGAGCCGAAGTACCTTGACCCTTTACTCAGGGCTTTTATCGAATGGGATACAGTATGCCAAGATGATTCAGAGATGGGTTTGTCAGAGGACATTCCTCGACGACTTGTTTGGGAGGAACGCTACGTGATGTTGATTTGGCTCTCGCACTTGTTGCTCGCTCCTTTCGATTTGGCGTCCATGTCATCAGATGATATTCCTGTGCCATACGAAAATCTGGGTCAGCTTAGACCCTTACCGGCTGAGGTGCCAACAGTCTCTAGGTCTCTTCTCTCAGTATCGTTGAACTATGTCAATGCCTCTGGAAAAGAGCGTGAGGCTGCCACAGTGGTTCTCGCACGTCTTGTACTGCGGCGGGACATGCAGGCCGTCGGCCTGCTCACTAATGTAACAGACTGGGCATTTTCCATTGTACAACCCACAGGAAATTCTGAGCCGCCATCTGTCTATACTTGCATCggtgttctttctttcctcgcTCGCTTAGGTGCTTCAGGTCAGGTTGAGGACTTTGCTCCCTTGATCGTGCCTGTGTTCGAGAAGACGTTACAAACTGCTCAGGGAAACTCAGAAATTTCCCAGCTCATTCAAACATCTGCATTGGCGCGGAAAATCATCATCAAAATCCTCCGTACTATGACAATTATGGCTCTGAAGCTTAGCGAAAGAGCAAATAGCCCGCTGTCGGACGATAAGATATCTTCCATTTTGGAAGATAGTATTGACCATTTTCTGGTGGCTCTGGCTGACAAAGATACGCCTGTGCGATTCGCTGCGAGTAAAGCAATCAGTATCATTACTTTGAAGCTAGATCTGGATATGGGTACCGAGGTTATAGAGGCAGTTACTGGTTCATTGGAGGAGAACATTCTCTATGAAAACAGTGACGGCACCATAATAACGCCGTTTGAAGCACGCAGGATTGGAATGAACAATACCAAAAGAAATCTGAGCGCGGTTGATGCTCAAAGATGGCAGGGTCTCATACTAACATTGGGTCATTTGCTGTTTCGCCGTGCTCCTCCGACTAACCAACTTCTTAATATACTGCAACCACTCGTTTCTGGACTCGACTTCGAGCAGAGATCCTCGACTGGAAGCTCTGTCGGCACTGGCGTGCGTGATGCTTCATGTTTCGGTATATGGGCTCTATCTCGGAAGTACACAACCCAGGAGCTGCTCGCACTGGACGCACAGACAATAAGTACATCTACGAGCCAGAAGGAGTCCAGCATATTACAGATGCTGGCTACCGAGTTGATATGTGCCGCTTGTGTGGACCCGTCGGGCAATATTCGGAGAggtgcttctgctgctttgcAGGAATTAATTGGTCGTCATCCTAACACAATCGTCGAAGGTATTCCGTTAGTACAGGTGGTGGATTACCATGCCGTGGCACGTCGTTCACGAGCGATGATTGATGTTGCAAAATCTACGGTGGACTTAAGCCATCAATACTGGAGTCCTCTTGTTGAGTCATTGATGCACTGGAGAGGGATCGGTTCACCAGACGCTGAATCGAGAAGACAGGCAGCAAACGCGATAGGGGTCCTGAGTACCCAGGAATCCTACAAGACAATGAAGACAATCCTTCAGCGACTGCTCAAGAAACTCTCCAGCCTCCCTCGAGGTGATATTGAAACGAGACATGGGTGTTTCTTGGCCCTCGCAGCCACAGTAAACGCATTTAATTCTTATCAAGAAACACCAAGTGAGAACAAAGACTCCTGCGAGGCCTTGGAGGTAACCGCGCAAATACAGCAACTTTGGGATATTTTCAATTCCCCGCTTGGCCCCACAAAAGAGGACTTGACGCTCCAAGTTCGACGTCCGGAATTAAGTGCTGAAGCATCATCATGTCTGGTGTACTCACTCTCTAGAACGGCTTCTTTAACCAAAAATTCCCCTCATTCTCAGCCACAAATTAATCTGCTTGATAAAGCCCGAGAAACCCTCTTACTCTGCATTTCTCGAAGCGAAGACATTGTGATAGAAACTTCTTCAGATGCTATATCGGAGTTGTTCCCTCTTCTACCGTCATCGAAACAAGAGGAGACGATAAATGGCTGGTTCTCATACATTCATTCTACTTGGAAGTTACCGACTGGCCGCGGCCAGATCTCAGTCCTTGGTGCTATATTCAAGCAAGTGAGACCTGAAGACGACCTAAGGCAGTCAATCATCAAGGAACTGTTACAGTGTGCCGGAAAAGAAGAATTGATTGAGAAGCGAGTAGTAGCTGTAAAGAGTTTGGCCAATGGCGTTCTGCCGCATATTG ATACAACGGATGCTATCTCAAACCATCTTATCGAGTTCTTGAATGATTACACGACAGATAGACGAGGAGATATTGGGTCATTGATAAGACTGGAGGCAATCCAAGCTGCCACGGTAGTCCTCCAAAAAGAATCCGGTTCTGCAACTCGCAACCCCCGAGTCCAGAGTATTGTCGGTTGTTTATGTCGACTTGCAGCAGAGAAGCTAGACAAAGTCCGCCTTCAAGCTTGGATTTGCTTGCAGGGCTTCTGGAAGTCAACCGACGATTTTCCACCCTTACAGAG ACAATATGAACATTTCAGTCACGTATCCCTGCCTGACTACTTCCTTCAACTCTTTGAGTTGCAAGCCATCGACTGGCTGCGCCTGCCATTATTCCAAGGAATTGCGACTTCCGCAGTTGCTGGGGCAGAGGGACTCGTTCGCTCAAGCCGTTTGGCTCTGGTGCAGCGTATCAATAAGTATGAGGCTGAACAGCGGCAAGACATAGTGACCTCCATTATCAAAGATCTCATGGTTGCACTGAGCGATAACCTGCAAGATGACCGCTACGCTATCCCGGTGCTGGAGTTTTTGGCTTTCTTGCTAGATAGCTATGTCAGCTCCATCCCCCAACCTTCAGAGTCAAG CTATAGGAAATTGTTTATTCTTGTCCAGAAGGCACATTTCAAATCGTCCAACATAGCGAGATTGGAAGCTGCAATCAAAGTGTATGCGCCCTTGTCAAGGCTGGAGCCACTACGAGCGGATGTGTTGAAAAAGATGACCTCAATGCTTCTGCATCCTTTTCCACGG GTTCGAAATGCTGTTGCAGAATACCTGTTTATGGAGACTATGTTAGAGTCGGTGAAGGCTGAAGACTGGACAAGACAGCCCAAGGAACTGAAAAGTCAGGTTGAAGATGTGAGGAAGGAGTTGGCTTGTAAATAG
- a CDS encoding U1 small nuclear ribonucleoprotein usp102, whose protein sequence is MASMTAPANSIPPNSTVYVRNLEERVKVDQLKEALEEIFSEYGNVIDIVAKTNLKAKGQAFIVFDSVESASNAIDEINGFELFDKPMVLDFAKTRSDATVLREGGEDELEAHKRRRLAEKERKQAHEALEAQKKLKRPPGAPDSTRPAKTAKGAGLKPTSGATAAVIPDEYLPPNKILFLRDLPDTADQESLTAVFGRFEGFQEVRLVPGRKGIAFVEYENESGAISAKEATSGMPMGESGKPIRVTYQRQ, encoded by the exons ATGGCGTCAATGACTGCGCCTGCAAACAGCATTCCCCCCAACTCCAC AGTCTAT GTCCGCAACCTCGAAGAACGAGTCAAAGTCGACCAGCTGAAAGAAGCGCTTGAAGAAATCTTCTCGGAATATGGCAACGTCATCGACATCGTCGCGAAGACTAACCTGAAGGCCAAGGGCCAGGCGTTTATCGTCTTCGATAGTGTTGAGTCGGCTTCGAATGCCATTGATGAGATTAATGGGTTCGAGCTCTTTGATAAGCCGATGGTGCTGGATTTCGCGAAAACGAGGAGCGATGCGACAGTTTTGAgggaaggtggagaggatgagTTGGAGGCTCAtaagaggaggaggttggctGAGAAAG AGCGCAAACAAGCTCACGAGGCTCTCGAAGCTcaaaagaagctcaagcGTCCCCCCGGCGCCCCCGACTCTACGCGTCCGGCCAAAACCGCCAAGGGAGCTGGTCTCAAGCCCACCAGCGGTGCGACGGCGGCTGTCATCCCGGACGAGTATCTCCCTCCCAACAAGATTCTGTTCCTGCGGGACCTCCCCGACACGGCGGACCAGGAGAGTCTTACTGCTGTTTTTGGACGCTTCGAGGGATTCCAGGAGGTCAGATTGGTGCCGGGCAGAAAGGGAATTGCGTTCGTCGAGTACGAGAACGAGTCTGGCGCTATCAGTGCCAAGGAGGCTACCTCGGGGATGCCTATGGGGGAGAGTGGCAAGCCGATTCGGGTTACTTACCAGAGACAATAA
- a CDS encoding MFS efflux transporter has product MSTSAFGALLQLESSPPIANPAAAVHRDKHGLANASFDLELNEVRHGSSPTSKTTKANSGIATPLTLTGVENHSPAPDVYKSASSKTKWRLLSACLMNLGGGLNDSAPGALIPYIEEDYNIGYAVVSLIFVTNALGFILAAPFTHALEAKLGRSKAYALSMAVLAAGYVIIVCKPPFPAIVASFFLLGFGLALQLALNNVFCANLVNSTTALGFLHGSYGIGGIIGPLIATALASHGVQWSFFYCISLALALFNAALAAWTFRGYEKELPVQLLATFQQSTSQQDHDHGVASKTQSLKQAVKNRTTLLGALFIFAYQGAEVSISGWVVSFLISSRDGNPSQVGYVSAGFWAGITLGRFALSHPAHMIGEKLSVVLLVIGSVAFQVMTWLIPNVIGDAVAVSIVGLLLGPVYPCATAVFSKLLPRSMQMSSLSFISALGSSGGAVSPFFTGLLAQNVGTFVLHPICIGLYGVMLTGWACHPRISKRSE; this is encoded by the exons ATGTCTACCTCGGCGTTTGGTGCTCTATTGCAACTAGAAAGCTCACCACCAATCGCGAACCCTGCAGCTGCGGTGCACAGGGATAAGCATGGTCTTGCCAATGCATCTTTCGATCTCGAGTTAAATGAAGTTCGGCACGGTTCAAGTCCAACATCCAAAACGACGAAAGCGAATTCCGGCATCGCCACTCCACTTACACTTACAGGGGTGGAGAATCATTCCCCTGCGCCTGACGTGTACAAATCTGC CTCATCAAAAACGAAATGGCGCTTGCTCAGTGCTTGTCTGATGAATTTGGGCGGTGGGTTGAACGACAGCGCTCCAGGAGCCTTAATCCCTTACATCGAGGAAGATTATAATATTGGCTACGCTGTTGTATCTCTAATCTTCGTGACTAATGCTCTTGGATTCATCCTTGCTGCGCCCTTCACCCATGCGTTAGAGGCCAAACTCGGGCGGTCAAAGGCGTATGCTTTGTCCATGGCTGTACTCGCTGCGGGATACGTGATTATTGTTTGCAAGCCGCCATTTCCAGCAATTGTAGcgagcttctttctcctcggaTTTGGGCTTGCGCTACAACTTGCTCTCAACAACGTATTTTGCGCCAACCTCGTGAACAGTACCACAGCGCTAGGTTTCCTTCACGGTAGCTATGGGATTGGAGGAATCATAGGACCGCTTATAGCGACAGCTTTGGCGTCTCATGGGGTCCAGTGGTCCTTCTTTTACTGTATCTCCCTTGCCCTAGCCTTATTCAACGCAGCACTTGCGGCTTGGACATTCCGTGGGTATGAAAAGGAACTGCCCGTACAGCTGCTTGCTACATTTCAACAGTCTACTTCCCAGCAAGATCATGATCATGGCGTTGCAAGTAAGACACAGTCGTTGAAGCAAGCAGTCAAAAACAGAACCACTCTTCTCGGTGCACTCTTTATCTTCGCATATCAGGGCGCGGAAGTCTCTATTTCAGGCTGGGTCGTATCATTTCTTATCAGTTCTCGTGATGGAAACCCCTCGCAGGTAGGGTACGTGAGTGCAGGATTTTGGGCTGGCATCACTCTTGGACGTTTCGCCCTCTCCCACCCGGCCCACATGATCGGAGAGAAGCTGTCAGTTGTACTTCTCGTGATAGGATCAGTCGCCTTTCAGGTGATGACGTGGCTGATCCCCAACGTTATCGGAGATGCCGTTGCAGTTTCTATTGTGGGTTTGCTCCTGGGACCTGTCTACCCTTGCGCTACAGCAGTGTTCAGCAAGCTGCTCCCCCGGTCGATGCAGATGTCAAGTTTGAGTTTTATCAGTGCATTAGGAAGCAGTGGCGGTGCTGTATCGCCTTTCTTCACTGGGCTGCTTGCTCAAAATGTGGGTACCTTTGTCTTGCACCCGATCTGTATCGGATTATACGGTGTGATGCTTACGGGCTGGGCTTGCCACCCTCGGATCTCGAAGAGATCTGAGTAA
- a CDS encoding vacuolar H+-ATPase V1 sector, subunit D (vacuolar ATP synthase subunit D, putative) — translation MSGAVGREAVFPTRQSLGLMKSKLKGAETGHSLLKRKSEALTKRFREITRRIDEAKQKMGRVMQIAAFSLAEVSYAVGGDIGYQIQESAKQARFRVRAKQDNVSGVLLPHFESYTEEGINDFGLTGLGKGGQQVQRSRETYARAVETLVELASLQTAFVILDEVIKVVNRRVNAIEHVIIPRTENTIKYIMSELDEVDREEFYRLKKVSNKKQRDIAAADAEMEARRAAAQEKEGQKALEPEKEAPDAPDVLGEQEDADVIF, via the exons ATGTCGGGTGCAGTA GGCCGCGAGGCAGTCTTCCCGACTCGCCAGTCGCTGGGGTTAATGAAGAGTAAACTGAAGGGCGCGGAAACCGGACACAGCTTGCTAAAGCGGAAGAGTGAGGCGTTGACCAA GCGTTTCCGGG AGATTACTCGACGTATCGATGAAGCCAAACAGAAGATGGGGAGAGTCATGCAGATTGCCGCGTTTTCTTTGGCCGAAGTGAGCTATGCCGTTGGAGGCGATATCGGCTACCAGATTCAAGAATCCGCCAAGCAAGCACGATTCCGTGTACGCGCCAAACAAGATAACGTCTCCGGTGTCCTCCTGCCTCACTTCGAGAGCTACACGGAGGAAGGAATCAATGATTTCGGCTTAACTGGTCTCGGAAAAGGAGGTCAACAAGTTCAACGGTCTCGAGAGACGTACGCTCGCGCGGTCGAAACCTTGGTTGAACTTGCAAGCTTGCAG ACTGCGTTCGTTATTCTAGACGAGGTGATCAAGGTTGTTAATCGGAGAG TAAACGCAAT TGAGCATGTTATCATTCCCCGGACCGAGAACACCATCAAAT ACATTATGTCCGAACTCGACGAAGTTGATAGAGAAGAGTTCTACCGACTTAAGAAGGTATCAAATAAGAAGCAGCGCGATATTGCCGCCGCAGACGCCGAGATGGAGGCCCGCCGGGCAGCCGCccaagagaaggagggccaAAAGGCATTGGAACCAGAAAAGGAAGCACCTGACGCCCCCGATGTCCTCggagagcaagaagatgcagatgtcattttctaa
- a CDS encoding putative eukaryotic translation initiation factor eIF1a-like protein (eukaryotic translation initiation factor eIF1a-like protein) — translation MAPPRRKVLATAEETMTPPDELQQGQQIARVIKATGNNLYVVELPSKDSVLVELPSRFRSRIWMKRNSYVVVDTNALEDRDNKLAGEIINIVRDEKVWRKAPFWPKEFVKQSTVVASDSEDEEESNVGKMPPSDDSDA, via the exons ATGGCACCACCACGGCGCAAGGTACTCGCAACAGCGGAAGAAACTATGACCCCTCCAGATGAGCTTCAACAGGGACAGCAAATCGCGCGAGTCATCAAGGCAACGGGGAACAATTTATATGTGGTCGAACTGCCATCAAAAGACTCGGTTTTGGTCGAACTACCTTCCCGCTTCCGTTCAAGAATCTGGATGAAACGCAACTCCTACGTCGTGGTCGATACCAACGCTCTTGAGGACCGGGACAATAAGCTTGCTGGGGAAATCATTAATATCGTTCGGGATGAGAAAGTTTGGCGCAAGGCTCCATTCTG GCCGAAGGAATTCGTCAAGCAATCTACGGTTGTTGCTTCGGATtcagaggatgaggaagagtcAAATGTGGGCAAGATGCCTCCCTCGGACGACTCTGATGCTTGA